Proteins encoded by one window of Crassostrea angulata isolate pt1a10 chromosome 9, ASM2561291v2, whole genome shotgun sequence:
- the LOC128162423 gene encoding uncharacterized protein LOC128162423 has product MLRSKRKSKSPYARPNAHPALRALNPATTATQTQAGPSRPTQAAVQFVSTQPQNQEHQLPVDDPTTSEQTAVPLPSIAPSIPLSTSGENPLISISDELGVHVPQTIKDKIWSKQYIDLSKIINSETVDTSAQDSHKFSIVEGQLVIEPKTKTNKITSINTWLDAFLIFSSIYLARHPSDIQGILKYIHTIRLGYSRNINGNWIEYDRQFRLKMSKNTSISFGSIDAELWLLYMQAQVQQAPQQSKSSLKCFDYNFKGSCPKPQCSFQHICMHCNKSHPRMHCWSYQSTQTQVIRSPPPNPAHQNFAPQNYTNFRPLRPRHYQLPRPRFHAPRFNPN; this is encoded by the coding sequence ATGTTGAGGTCTAAAAGAAAGAGCAAGTCACCGTACGCCAGGCCAAATGCTCATCCGGCTCTCAGGGCCCTTAATCCGGCAACCACAGCCACCCAAACCCAAGCAGGCCCGAGCAGGCCCACGCAGGCAGCGGTCCAGTTTGTGTCCACTCAACCTCAAAATCAAGAGCATCAGCTACCAGTCGATGATCCCACAACCAGTGAGCAGACTGCAGTACCGCTACCTTCCATAGCGCCATCAATCCCTCTATCAACTTCAGGTGAAAACCCTTTAATAAGCATTTCTGATGAGCTTGGGGTTCATGTCCCTCAAACCATCAAAGATAAAATATGGTCAAAACAATACATTGATCTGTCAAAAATCATCAATTCAGAAACAGTTGATACATCCGCTCAGGATTCGCACAAATTTTCCATAGTTGAGGGTCAGTTAGTTATTGAACCAAAAACTAAAACTAACAAAATTACATCAATTAACACCTGGCTTGATGCATTTTTGATTTTCTCAAGCATATACCTGGCTAGACACCCATCAGACATACAGGGTATCTTGAAATATATCCACACAATACGTTTAGGATATAGCCGTAATATAAATGGCAATTGGATTGAATACGACAGACAGTTTCGtctcaaaatgtcaaaaaacacATCAATTTCATTTGGCTCTATCGATGCGGAGTTATGGTTATTGTATATGCAGGCTCAAGTTCAACAAGCTCCACAACAGTCAAAATCGTCACTcaaatgttttgattataaCTTTAAAGGTTCCTGTCCCAAACCCCAGTGTTCATTCCAGCATATATGCATGCATTGCAACAAGTCACACCCACGCATGCATTGTTGGTCCTATCAGTCGACCCAGACCCAAGTCATCAGATCCCCCCCTCCAAATCCAGCACACCAAAATTTTGCCCCGCAAAATTACACCAATTTTCGTCCCTTACGCCCAAGGCATTATCAGCTACCAAGACCAAGATTTCATGCACCTAGGTTCAACCCCAATTAA